TCGAAAAAAGCGAAACAACTGTCCATTTCGATGTCGCAAAACTGGCCGAACTGCGCGCCGCGAGCAAGCCGGTCTTCCTCTATTTCACCGCCGACTGGTGCCTGACCTGCAAGGCGAATGAGGCCGCCGCGATCGACCGCGCCGAAACCCGCGACGCGTTCAACAAGGGTGGGGTGACGGTCATGGTCGGCGACTGGACCAATGCCGATCCGGCCATCACCCGCTTCCTGGAAAGCCAGGGCCGCTCGGGCGTCCCCCTCTACCTCTGGTACGCGCCGGGCAAGGAGGCGCAGACCCTGCCGCAACTCCTGACCCCCGCCACGCTCGCCGGGCTGGTGCCCTGATGGCGAAGGTCCGCGCCGACCAGTTGCTCGTCGATAGCGGTCTTGCCGAAAGCAGGGCGCGCGCGCAGGCGTTGATCCTCGCGGGCCTCGTCTTCCTGGGCGACAAGAAAGTGGAGAAGGCCGGGCAGCAGGTGGCGGCCGACGCAGAACTCGACGTGCGCGGTCGCGACCATCCCTGGGTCTCGCGCGGCGGCATCAAGCTGGCCCATGCGCTGGACGCATTCGCGATCGACGTGACCGGCTTCGTCGCCATCGACGTCGGTTCCTCGACCGGGGGCTTTACCGACGTGCTGCTGACGAACGGCGCGGCGAAGGTCTATGCGGTCGACAGCGGCACCAACCAGCTCGCCTGGAAACTGCGCTCCGACGACCGGGTTATCGTCCATGAACAGACCAGCGCCCGGATATTGACCGACGCGCACATTCCCGAACCGGCCGACATCATCGTGTGCGACGCCAGCTTCATCGCGCTCTCCAAGGTACTGGAAAAGCCGATCGGCTTCGTCAAGCCCGGCGCGCAGATGGTCGCGCTGATCAAGCCGCAGTTCGAAGCGCGGCGCGAGGAGGTGGGCAAGAATGGCGTGATCCGCGATCCCGCCGTCCACGACCGGGTCTGCACGGAAGTGCAGGACTGGGTCGTCGCGCAGGGCTGGACCGTCGCGGGTCTGACGCAAAGCCCGATTACCGGACCGCAGGGCAATGTCGAATTTCTGCTCTATGCCCGCCTTGGCGGATAATGGACCCCTGTTCGTTTTCTGACCCCGACACCTGTTGATACATATTGCGACAAACCTCCCCATTGTGTCGCCCCGAAAGGCCCGATAGCCCCCTGCCATGCGCCCGTTCCTGCCTGCCCTTATCACCGCCCTTTGTGTTGCCGGTTGCAGCGGCGAAAAGCCGCAAAAGCCCCGCCTCGTCCCGCTGGTCGAGGTGCAGCCGATCGCGCCTGTCGCCTTTACCGACGATATCGAAGCGGTCGGCACGGCGCTCGCCAATGAACAGGTGGTGCTGTCCGCGCCTGTGACCGAACGGATCGAAACCCTCAACTTCTCCGATGGCGGCTATGTGGCCAAGGGGCAGGTGATCGCGCGGCTGGCCGTCGGGCAGGAAAAGGCCGAACTTGCATCGGCCGAAGCGACCGCGCTACAGGCGGGCCAGCAGCTCCAGCGCATCCAGGCGCTCAAGGCGCGCGGCTTCGCCACCGGTGCGACGCTGGAACAGCAGGTGGCGCTCGCCAACGCCGCCCGCGCCAATGCGCAACTGGCCCGCGCCTCGATCGGCGACCGGGTGATCCGCGCACCCTTTGCCGGCTGGGTCAGTCTGCGCACCGTGTCGCCCGGCGCGATCGTCACTGCGGGCACGCCGATCGCCACGGTCAGCGACATCAGCCGCATCAAGCTGGACTTCACCATTCCTGAAACCCGGCTGGCGATGATCCGCACCGGCATGCCGATCAAGGCGGTGTCGGCCGCCTGGCCCGACCGGCCCTTCAACGGCACGATCGCCACCATCGATCCCGTGATCGACCCCGCCACCCGCGCGGTGCGGGTGCGCGCGATCCTGCCCAATCCCGACCGGGCGCTGAAACCCGGCATGTTGCTGACCGTCAGCGTGCTGGCCCGCCAGCGCCGGTCGCTTGGCCTACCCGAACTCTCTGTGGTGGGGGACGGCGACGAACGCTATGTCTTCGTGATCGAGGATCGCACCGCCAAGCGGGTGAAGGTCGACACCGGCATCCGCCAGGATGGACGGGTCGAGATATTGAGCGGCGTGAAGCCGGGCCAGATGGTCGTGACCGAAGGCGTGGTCAAGCTGACCGACGGCGCGACCGTGCGGCTGGCTGGTGACAAGCCCAAGGGTGGCGCTGGCAAGGATGGCATGTCCGGGGATGCTGCCGGCAAGGCCGCGCGCTGATGCAGCTTTCCGACCTTTCCGTCCGCCGCCCGGTCTTCGCCGCGGTCGTCGCGGTGCTGCTCTGCATCGTCGGCGTCGTCGGCTGGATGAGCCTGTCGGTGCGCGAATATCCCGACACCGATCCGCCGATCGTGTCGGTCGAAACCAGCTATACCGGCGCGGCGGCATCCGTCGTGGAAAGCCGCATCACCCAGTTGATCGAAGATGCGGTCGCAGGCGTGCAGGGCATCCAGACGATCACGTCCACGTCGCAGGACGGCACGTCGAACATCAATATCGAATTCGACCCCTCACGCGATATCGACACCGCCGCCAACGACGTGCGCGACCGCGTGGGATCGGTGGTGGAAGATCTGCCCGAAGACGCGCTGGCGCCTGAAATCCGCAAGGTCGATTCAGATGCGCGCGCCATCCTGTTCCTCGCCTTTTCCCGGCCCGGCTGGACGCCGATCCAGATCAGCGACTATCTCGACCGCAACGTCGCCGACCGGTTCGCCGCGATCGACGGCGTCGCCCGCGTCAACATCAGCGGTGAAGCGCGCCCGTCCACCCGCATCTGGTTCAACGCCGAAAAACTCGCCGCCTTCGGCCTGACTCCCGCCGATGTCGAATCCGCGCTGCGGGCGCAGAATGTCGAACTGCCCGCCGGTCGTTTCGAATCGCAGGATCAGAACCAGACGCTGCGGGTCGAGCGCCCCTTCGCCACGCCCGCTGAATTTGCCGGGCTGGTCGTGGGACGCGGCACCGATGGCTATCAGGTGCGGCTGGGCGACGTCGCGCGGATCGAGGAAGGGGCGGAAAACCCCTATACCAGCTTCCGGTCGAACCAGGGCACCGCGATCGGCATCGGCATCATCCGCCAGTCGGGCGCGAACACGCTGGACGTCGCGCAAAAGGCCAAGGCGCTGATCAAGGAGCTGGAGCCGACCCTGCCGCAGGGGATGCGCGTCGCCATCGGCACCGACGAATCCCTCTTCATCGAACGCGCCATCGCCAATGTGTACGACACGCTGATCGAAGCGGCGCTGCTCGTGATCCTGGTCATCTTCCTGTTCCTGGGGTCGGTGCGCGCCACCATCATCCCGGCGGTGACGGTGCCCATCTGCCTGCTCGCCACCTGCGCCGTCATGTGGCTGCTCGGCCTGTCGATCAACCTGCTGACCCTGCTCGCCTTCGTGCTGGCGATCGGCCTGGTGGTGGACGACGCCATCGTCGTGCTGGAAAATGTCTATCACCGCATCGAACAGGGCGAAGACCCGCTGGTCGCCGCCTATCTCGGCACGCGGCAGGTGGGCTTTGCGATCATCTCCACCACGCTGGTCGTGTGCGCCGTGTTCGTGCCCGTCATGTTCCTGGCGGGGCAGACCGGCCTGCTGTTCCGCGAGCTGGCGATCGCGATGATCGCGGCGATCGCCTTTTCCGGCTTCATCTCGCTCAGCCTCGCGCCGATGCTCTGTTCCAAGCTGCTGAAAAATGCCGAACGGGGCCGGCTGGCGCGCTGGATCGACGCGCGGTTCCAGCGGCTGGAAAATGGCTATGCCCGATGGCTGGACGGCGCGCTGCGCAAACCGCTGCTGCCGCTGCTGGGCGTGCTGCTGTTCCTGGGAGTCGCGGGTTTCTTCTTCACCCGCCTGCCGAGCGAACTGGCCCCGGCGGAAGATACCGGCGTGGTCGAAGCGCAGATCAGCGCGCCCGAAGGCACCGGCTTTGCCCGGATGATGGCCTATATGAAGAAGATCGAGGATGACCTTGCCTTCCTGCGCAAGGATGGCACGCTCCAGAATCTGGTCATTCGCGCGCCTGCCGGGTTCGGGGCGACCGACGATTATAACAGCGGCAACGTCATCGCCTTCCTGCGGCCATGGGAAGATCGCACCATCACGACGGCCGAGGTCGCCACGATCGTGAACAAGGTGATCGCCGACCAGCCCGGCGTGCGCGGCAATGCGGCGCCGCGATCGGGGCTGGGGCGCGGGCGCGGGCTGCCGGTCAACATCGTGCTGGCGGGGTCCACCTATGAAGGGCTGGTGGCCGCACGCGACCGGATCATGGCGGCGGCGGCGGCCTATCCGGGCCTCATCAACGTGGACAGCGATTATAAGGAAACCAAGCCGCAGATGCGGATCGAAACCAACCTGGCGCGCGCGGGCGACCTGGGCGTTTCGGTGAACGACGTCAGCCAGGCGCTGCAAAGCCTGCTCGGTTCGCGGCGCGTGGGCACCTATGTTGACCGGGGCGAGGAATATCGCGTGCTGGTGCAGGCGGAGGAGGATGGCCGCCGCACCGTGGCCGATCTGGAGCGGATCAACGTCCGCTCGCGCACCGGCGCGCTGGTGCCGCTGTCCGCGCTGGTCACCGTGCGCGAAGTCGCCGGGCCGCGCCAGCTCAACCGGTACAACAAGCTGCGCG
This window of the Sphingobium sp. CR2-8 genome carries:
- a CDS encoding TlyA family RNA methyltransferase — protein: MAKVRADQLLVDSGLAESRARAQALILAGLVFLGDKKVEKAGQQVAADAELDVRGRDHPWVSRGGIKLAHALDAFAIDVTGFVAIDVGSSTGGFTDVLLTNGAAKVYAVDSGTNQLAWKLRSDDRVIVHEQTSARILTDAHIPEPADIIVCDASFIALSKVLEKPIGFVKPGAQMVALIKPQFEARREEVGKNGVIRDPAVHDRVCTEVQDWVVAQGWTVAGLTQSPITGPQGNVEFLLYARLGG
- a CDS encoding efflux RND transporter permease subunit, whose amino-acid sequence is MQLSDLSVRRPVFAAVVAVLLCIVGVVGWMSLSVREYPDTDPPIVSVETSYTGAAASVVESRITQLIEDAVAGVQGIQTITSTSQDGTSNINIEFDPSRDIDTAANDVRDRVGSVVEDLPEDALAPEIRKVDSDARAILFLAFSRPGWTPIQISDYLDRNVADRFAAIDGVARVNISGEARPSTRIWFNAEKLAAFGLTPADVESALRAQNVELPAGRFESQDQNQTLRVERPFATPAEFAGLVVGRGTDGYQVRLGDVARIEEGAENPYTSFRSNQGTAIGIGIIRQSGANTLDVAQKAKALIKELEPTLPQGMRVAIGTDESLFIERAIANVYDTLIEAALLVILVIFLFLGSVRATIIPAVTVPICLLATCAVMWLLGLSINLLTLLAFVLAIGLVVDDAIVVLENVYHRIEQGEDPLVAAYLGTRQVGFAIISTTLVVCAVFVPVMFLAGQTGLLFRELAIAMIAAIAFSGFISLSLAPMLCSKLLKNAERGRLARWIDARFQRLENGYARWLDGALRKPLLPLLGVLLFLGVAGFFFTRLPSELAPAEDTGVVEAQISAPEGTGFARMMAYMKKIEDDLAFLRKDGTLQNLVIRAPAGFGATDDYNSGNVIAFLRPWEDRTITTAEVATIVNKVIADQPGVRGNAAPRSGLGRGRGLPVNIVLAGSTYEGLVAARDRIMAAAAAYPGLINVDSDYKETKPQMRIETNLARAGDLGVSVNDVSQALQSLLGSRRVGTYVDRGEEYRVLVQAEEDGRRTVADLERINVRSRTGALVPLSALVTVREVAGPRQLNRYNKLRAITLTAALAPGTSLGEALGFLEDQARQSPEVLAIGYRGESQSLRETGGSIWVIFGLTILLVYLLLAAQFESFVHPGVIIATVPLAVAGGALGLAITGGTINLYSQIGIVMLVGLAAKNGILIVEFANQLRDEGMAVAEAIREAAKRRLRPILMTSIATVIGAVPLVIRGGAGAAARHSIGTVVVFGVSLATLITLFLIPIFYSRVAKRTVSPQTVSRKLDSALKDSPEPAE
- a CDS encoding efflux RND transporter periplasmic adaptor subunit — its product is MRPFLPALITALCVAGCSGEKPQKPRLVPLVEVQPIAPVAFTDDIEAVGTALANEQVVLSAPVTERIETLNFSDGGYVAKGQVIARLAVGQEKAELASAEATALQAGQQLQRIQALKARGFATGATLEQQVALANAARANAQLARASIGDRVIRAPFAGWVSLRTVSPGAIVTAGTPIATVSDISRIKLDFTIPETRLAMIRTGMPIKAVSAAWPDRPFNGTIATIDPVIDPATRAVRVRAILPNPDRALKPGMLLTVSVLARQRRSLGLPELSVVGDGDERYVFVIEDRTAKRVKVDTGIRQDGRVEILSGVKPGQMVVTEGVVKLTDGATVRLAGDKPKGGAGKDGMSGDAAGKAAR